One Phaseolus vulgaris cultivar G19833 chromosome 2, P. vulgaris v2.0, whole genome shotgun sequence DNA window includes the following coding sequences:
- the LOC137810523 gene encoding NAC domain-containing protein 7-like: MNTYSHVPPGFRFHPTDEELVHYYLKKKVASKRIDIDVIKDVDLYKIEPWDLQELCKNGSHEQDEWYFFSHKDKKYPTGTRTNRATKAGFWKATGRDKAIYCKHCLTGMRKTLVFYKGRAPNGQKSDWIMHEYRLETNENGTPQEEGWVVCRVFKKRMTTVRKMGDYVSPCWYDDQVSFMQELESPMRISNPNAPNRDLYPCKKELELQFNIPHDAFLQLPQLEGPIVPQSVASLSFSPFVSYGYGCKNNGNALQSSSLTQEHRQQQSLQFHYASNDQSMDNVMDWRVLDKFVANQLSHDEHFSNVAEQIKLQANGSTKPETGQEIASTSISSCWIDL; the protein is encoded by the exons ATGAATACTTATTCACATGTTCCTCCTGGATTTCGTTTCCATCCCACCGATGAAGAACTTGTTCATTACTACCTTAAGAAAAAGGTAGCTTCTAAAAGGATTGACATAGATGTGATAAAAGATGTCGATCTCTATAAAATCGAGCCATGGGATCTTCAAG AATTATGCAAAAATGGAAGCcatgaacaagatgaatggtATTTCTTTAGTCATAAGGACAAGAAGTACCCAACAGGCACTCGTACCAATAGAGCTACAAAAGCAGGATTCTGGAAAGCTACTGGGAGAGACAAGGCAATTTACTGTAAGCATTGCCTTACTGGAATGAGAAAGACTCTTGTGTTTTACAAAGGAAGAGCACCCAATGGACAGAAATCTGACTGGATCATGCATGAGTATCGACTAGAAACCAATGAAAATGGAACTCCTCAG GAAGAAGGGTGGGTTGTATGTAGAGTGTTCAAAAAACGAATGACAACAGTGAGGAAAATGGGGGATTACGTGTCGCCATGTTGGTATGATGACCAAGTCTCGTTCATGCAAGAACTTGAATCTCCTATGCGAATTTCTAACCCTAATGCACCAAACCGTGACCTCTATCCCTGCAAGAAGGAGTTGGAATTGCAATTCAATATTCCCCATGACGCTTTTCTCCAACTTCCACAGCTTGAAGGTCCCATAGTTCCTCAATCTGTGGCTAGTTTGAGTTTTAGCCCATTTGTTTCTTACGGCTATGGTTGCAAGAACAATGGAAATGCTTTGCAGTCTTCGTCACTCACTCAAGAACATCGCCAGCAACAAAGTCTTCAATTTCACTATGCTAGTAACGATCAATCTATGGACAATGTTATGGATTGGCGAGTACTTGACAAATTTGTGGCTAATCAGCTGAGTCACGATGAACATTTTTCCAATGTTGCTGAACAGATTAAGTTGCAAGCAAACGGATCTACAAAACCAGAAACTGGTCAGGAAATTGCTTCAACTTCCATCTCCAGTTGCTGGATTGACCTGTGA